The stretch of DNA ACCGGGAGCGGGCCCGGTCGAGCCCTTCGAGCGCGGCCCGGTAGGCCGGGAGCCAGGAGGAGTGGGCCCGGCGGAGAGCGGTGCGGGCGGTGCCGCCGAGCGCGGCGGTGTCGGCGGTGGCCCGGTGGTAGCGGAGCAGCTCGGCGGCGAGGCCGTCCCGGTCGAGACCGGGGCGTTCCAGGCGGTCGGCGGCGCGCGAGATCCGCCAGGCGGTGAGCGGGTCGGTCGGGGTGTCGGCCGGCCGGAGCAGCCCGGCGAGGGCGAGCCGCTCGTCGAGGCGGGCGGCGCGGACGGCGATGTCCAGGGGGAAATCGGGGTGCATGCTCTCCGGTTCCCGGTTCGGGGGTCGAGGGCCGCCGGAGCGGCCCGGGGGCGGCGGATCCCGGCGGATGGCGTCCGAGCCGCCGGGGGAAGTCCCGGCCGCGGAGGCGACCGGGACGACCCGGCATCGGGGATCCGGCCGGAACTACTTGGTGGAGCCGTCGCAGACCACGGTGAACGGACCCCAGCTGCAGCTGGTCCGGCAGGCCACGGTCTCCATCGCCCCCTGGCCCCTGGTCCAGAACTCGAGGGAGGCGGTGTCGGGCTGCTCGACGGACACGGGCACGGAATCGGCGGAGACGCCGAAGGCGGACGGGTCCGCCAGCAGGATGTGGCGGAACTCGGCGTCGGCGGCGGCCTGGCGCAGGATGGTCGACTGGGTCATGGGGAACCTCCTAGAGACAGTGGTGCGGACACCGGTGTCATGGGTTGACTGCACCCCGCCGGAGCGGGGTCCTCCGCCCGCGGGGGCGGAGAGCTTAGGTTTCATCGGCCGCTGCCGGGCCTCCGCAGGCGGTCCGGTACGGAGGGGTGAGGGGCGGCGGGGTTCCGGCCCGGGGAGCGGGGCCGCTCAGCGGCTCTGCCGGTCGTCCAGGACGATGCTCAGACGTGCCCCGATGTGCCGCTCCACCTCGTCGAGTTCACGCATCGCCGCGGTCATGTTGTCGCTGTCGCTCTGCCAGTCGACCAGCGCCTTCTCCTCCGGGGAGGGGGAGTCGGAGAGCCAGATGGACTCCAGCCACCCTTTGAGCCGGTGCGGGTGGAGGTCGGGAACGGGGGGCGTGCGGTCCAGGACGGGCCGGTCGGGCAGGGCGAGTGCGGCCTGCAGCGCTTCGCGCAGCTTTCCGTCGTCGGGGAGAAGGGAGCAGACGACCATCAGCTGCTGGACTCGCCGAATTACCTCGACGCCCTCATAAAGAGTCGGTTCCTTGGCCGACATATCCACCCTTCCCGCCCCGCCTGTTCATCGGGGCGCGCTCTTTTCGATTCCCCGCCACTGAACCGGGCGACTACCACGCTAGGCCATGCCTGCTTTCAACGACCTTTCTCTTTCATTTCTCGCAGGTCCGGACCGGTCCCCCTGCGCCAATTACCTCGCGCGAGGCGCCGGCCTCCGCAGCCCCTGCCGCCCCGACTCCGGACATCCCCCTCCACCCCGGGCAAGCCTCGCGAAACCCGGCATAGTCGGCGGTCGCGCGGCATCCCGGAGAGCGCTCCGCGAGCCCGCCCCCATTTCTCCCGGCCGAGCATTCTCGACTTTTCCACTTTCGCCGCGATCGATCCCATGCGGAGTTCCGGCGAGTAAACTGAAAGTCACTGACGGGCACCCGCAGCCGGACGGCAATATCCTCCGGAACGCCCCTCGCCGACCCTGCTGATTCCCCCATCTCACTACTCCGCCCCGGGCCGCACCCGCCCGGGGCGGAAAAAGGGAGAAGCCATGCAAGCCAAACCGGTCTTCCGGATTCTCGGCCCGCTGGAGGCCCAGGCGGACTCCCATCCGCTGCCCCTGCCCGCCGGGAAGCAGCGCACCCTGCTCGGCGTCCTGCTGGCCAACCCGCACAGAGCACTGGCCGCCGACGAGCTGGCCGCCCTCATCTGGAACGGGGACGGCCCGGACAACCCGAGGGCGACGCTCTACACCCACCTCACCCGGCTGCGGCAGTCGCTGCGGCGGTGCGGGGCCGGCGCGGCCGGGATCGTCCGCGGCTCCGGCGGCGGCTACTCCATCTCGCTCGTGGCCGACCAGCTCGACCTGCTGGTCTTCCGGGACAAGGCGGAGCGGGCCCGGCGCGTGCTGGACGGCGGCGACCTGGAGTCCGGCACCGCGGGGCTGCGCGAGGCGCTGTCGCTGTGGCGCGGACCGGTCCTGCCCGGCCTCGGCTCCGACCGGTTCCGCAGCGCCGTCGCCGAGCGGATCGAGGAGGAGCGCATCCGCGCGCTCGACCGGTACAACGAGGCGGCCCTGGCCCTGGGGCGCCACGGTGACCTGGTCGCCGAGCTGCGCTCGCTGACCCGCGAATACCCCTACCACGAGAGGTTCTGGCAGCATCTGGTGCTGGCCCTGTACCGCAGCGGCCGCCGGGTGGAGGCACTGGACGCCTACCGGGAGGTCGCCACCCGGCTCCGCACCGACATGGGCATGGACCCCAGCCCCGAACTCGAAGAGCTGCACATGACGATCCTCCGCGGGGCCCCCTCCGAGGCCGCCGGCCGCAACCGGTGAACGCCGCCGACATCGCCGCGCTGCCCCCCGCGGGCGTGTACGCGGTCCTGGCCGCGGTGGTGTTCGTGGAGA from Nocardiopsis composta encodes:
- a CDS encoding AfsR/SARP family transcriptional regulator; translated protein: MQAKPVFRILGPLEAQADSHPLPLPAGKQRTLLGVLLANPHRALAADELAALIWNGDGPDNPRATLYTHLTRLRQSLRRCGAGAAGIVRGSGGGYSISLVADQLDLLVFRDKAERARRVLDGGDLESGTAGLREALSLWRGPVLPGLGSDRFRSAVAERIEEERIRALDRYNEAALALGRHGDLVAELRSLTREYPYHERFWQHLVLALYRSGRRVEALDAYREVATRLRTDMGMDPSPELEELHMTILRGAPSEAAGRNR
- a CDS encoding DurN family substrate-assisted peptide maturase — translated: MSAKEPTLYEGVEVIRRVQQLMVVCSLLPDDGKLREALQAALALPDRPVLDRTPPVPDLHPHRLKGWLESIWLSDSPSPEEKALVDWQSDSDNMTAAMRELDEVERHIGARLSIVLDDRQSR
- a CDS encoding cinnamycin family lantibiotic — translated: MTQSTILRQAAADAEFRHILLADPSAFGVSADSVPVSVEQPDTASLEFWTRGQGAMETVACRTSCSWGPFTVVCDGSTK